GCATGAAAAATTGGATACAGAAAATCGGTATCGGTACGGTGCAATTTGGTCTCGATTATGGCATTGCCAACGAGCGAGGAAAAGTGCCTATAAATGAAGTTGCCGAAATTTTGAAGGTGGCACAGCATTTTGGCATTTCTTTGCTTGATACGGCGCGTGCTTATGGTGAAAGCGAACAAGTTTTGGGGCAAGTTTTGAAAATGGAAAAGGCTTCCTTTCAGATTGTTTCGAAGATGGCAGCGCAAAGCATTTCACCTAAAAAAGATGTTGAAACTTCGCTTTTGGCGTTGGGTTGTCAAAAATTGTATGGTTATCTTTTGCACGATTTCAACGATTTTGAAAAAAATCCTGCTCTTTGGAAAGAAATGCAAGATTTGAAAGTTGCGAATCAAGTAGAGAAAGTAGGATTTTCATTGTACTATCCCTCTCAATTGATACAACTTTTTGAGCAAAACCTCTCTTTTGACCTATTACAAGTTCCCTACAATCTTTTTGATAGGCGTTTTGAACCTTATTTTGAACAACTCAAAGTGCAAGGGGTAGAAATTCACGTGCGCTCTGTCTTTTTACAAGGCTTGTTTTTGATGCCTTTGGAAAAAATTTCGCCTCATTTTGCACCTATTAGAGAAAAATTAGCGACCTTAGCAGCCTTAACAAAGGAGGCAGGAATTAGCAAGGCAGCTATCCCACTTTGGTTTGCGTTGCAAAATCCGCACCTTAATAAGGTCTTATTGGGATTAAGTGGAATCGCAGATTTGAAGCAAAATCTCGCACTTATCGAAACTTTTGACGCACACAAAACGTGGTTTCAAAACTTACATCTCAATTCTTTACAAGAA
The window above is part of the Hugenholtzia roseola DSM 9546 genome. Proteins encoded here:
- a CDS encoding aldo/keto reductase; amino-acid sequence: MKNWIQKIGIGTVQFGLDYGIANERGKVPINEVAEILKVAQHFGISLLDTARAYGESEQVLGQVLKMEKASFQIVSKMAAQSISPKKDVETSLLALGCQKLYGYLLHDFNDFEKNPALWKEMQDLKVANQVEKVGFSLYYPSQLIQLFEQNLSFDLLQVPYNLFDRRFEPYFEQLKVQGVEIHVRSVFLQGLFLMPLEKISPHFAPIREKLATLAALTKEAGISKAAIPLWFALQNPHLNKVLLGLSGIADLKQNLALIETFDAHKTWFQNLHLNSLQEDNEDIILPFRWKT